One genomic region from Pyxicephalus adspersus chromosome 1, UCB_Pads_2.0, whole genome shotgun sequence encodes:
- the AZIN2 gene encoding antizyme inhibitor 2 has translation MPRYIQESDFTMVEEGFAARDLMEEIINDVSQTEDRDAFFVADLGDVVKKHIRFLKALPRVKPFYAVKCNSSKGVVQTLAELGAGFDCASKTEIELVQSIGVTPENIIYANPCKQISQIKYAAKNGVQMMTFDNEVELSKISRNHQNAKMVLRIATDDSKSSSRLSVKFGAPLKSCRHLLEMAKNLHVDVIGVSFHVGSGCSDPKAYVQSISDARLVFEMASEFGYKMWLLDIGGGFPGTDDAKIRFEEIAAVINPALDLYFPEGSAVEIIAEPGRYYVASAFSLAVNIIAKKEVQLDNCGSDDEENCPNKNIMYYVNDGVYGSFNCIFFDHAHPKPILHKKPSPDQPMYTSSLWGPTCDGLDQIAERLQLPELHVGDWLLFENMGAYTVAASSTFNGFQQTRIHYAMPRSSWEAIQLLQKELHKVEKETVCTPMSCGWEISDSLCFTPAFAPTSII, from the exons ATGCCACGATACATCCAGGAATCAGACTTCACCATGGTGGAGGAAGGCTTTGCTGCCAGAGATTTGATGGAGGAAATCATTAATGATGTCTCACAGACT gagGACAGAGATGCTTTCTTTGTTGCTGATCTGGGGGATgtagtaaaaaaacatatccGCTTCCTGAAGGCCCTACCTCGTGTAAAGCCTTTCTATGCTGTCAAGTGCAATAGCAGCAAAGGTGTGGTTCAGACTCTGGCTGAACTAGGTGCTGGATTTGACTGTGCCAGCAAG actgAAATTGAGTTAGTCCAAAGCATTGGTGTGACTccagaaaacattatttatgcTAACCCTTGTAAGCAAATTTCCCAAATTAAGTATGCTGCTAAGAACGGTGTCCAGATGATGACTTTTGACAATGAGGTGGAGTTGTCCAAGATTTCACGTAATCACCAAAATGCCAA GATGGTATTACGCATAGCTACAGATGACTCCAAGTCTTCCAGTCGCCTAAGTGTGAAGTTTGGTGCTCCTCTAAAATCATGTAGACATCTCCTTGAAATGGCCAAGAACCTCCATGTTGATGTTATTGGTGTTAG ctttCATGTGGGCAGTGGATGCAGTGATCCCAAGGCATATGTGCAATCTATTTCAGATGCTAGACTAGTCTTTGAAATGGCATCTGAGTTTGGATACAAGATGTGGTTGCTGGATATCGGTGGGGGATTTCCAGGAACTGATGATGCTAAAATTCGATTTGAAGAG ATTGCAGCTGTGATAAATCCAGCACTGGACTTGTACTTCCCAGAAGGCTCTGCTGTGGAGATAATTGCTGAGCCAGGGAGATATTATGTAGCATCTGCTTTCTCCTTGGCTGTTAACATCATTGCTAAGAAGGAGGTGCAGTTGGACAATTGTGGATCAGATG atgAAGAAAACTGCCCAAACAAAAATATCATGTACTATGTTAATGATGGTGTTTATGGCTCCTTCAACTGCATCTTTTTTGATCATGCGCACCCTAAACCCATCCTCCATAAG AAACCCTCCCCAGACCAGCCAATGTACACCAGTAGTTTATGGGGACCAACATGTGATGGATTAGATCAAATTGCTGAGCGTCTTCAGCTGCCTGAGCTACATGTtggtgattggctgctgtttgaAAACATGGGAGCTTACACAGTGGCAGCTTCGTCCACATTCAATGGTTTTCAACAAACCCGCATCCATTATGCAATGCCTCGTTCTTCCTG ggagGCAATTCAGCTACTACAAAAAGAATTACATAAAGTTGAGAAGGAAACAGTCTGCACTCCAATGTCCTGTGGCTGGGAGATCTCAGACTCTCTCTGCTTCACTCCAGCATTTGCCCCAACCAGTATCATCTAA